Genomic DNA from Streptomyces sp. NBC_01571:
GCTGCGCGGCACCGATGTGCTCATGGTGCCGCTCGCGGAGGCCGTGACGGAGCTGAAGACGGTCCCGAAGGACCGGATGGACGAGGCGGAGTCGGTCTTCTAGGGGCGGCACCCGGCGGGGAAGCCGATGTCCTTCGGGCCCGGCGTCCTCGGGCCCGAATGTCCCGGCGCGTCCCGGTACGCCGGGGCCCTGGCCGGGCGGCGGACCGGCGGTCCCGCCTCGGGTAGGGGCCCCGGCCGTCGGTCTGTGGCCCGGCCGTGGAACCCGTGGAGCCGGCCGTGGGTCCGGGCTCGGCGGTCCCCGGCGGTCCGGGCTTGAAAGCGTGGAGCCGGCGGTCCTGCCGTGAGGCCGGGGGGCCTATGGTCCTGCCGTGGAGCCGGCGGTCCTGCCGTGAGGCCAGCCGGCAGACCGGCGGTCGAGCCGGAAGCGCGCCGAACGGTTGTCGACGCGACGATCCGGGCGGGGGTGCTTCCGGGTGGTCGGTCCTCAGTACGCGGCTCTCTGGACCGTCGACCAGAAGTGGTCGACGATCCGGTCGAGGAAGTCCTGGCCCGAGTCGTCGGCCCCGGCGGCGGCCGGCCCGGCCGCCCAGCTCAGCGTGGCGACCATCTGGCCCTGGTACTCCTGGTACAGCTCCTGGAGGACGTCCTCCAGGAGGCGCCGGTCCAGCGGGATCATCTTCCCCACCGGGCGGGAGTACGCCTGCCAGCGTGTCGTCACCGCGCTCCGCAGCAGCTCGGCGAGCCTGCCGTCGCGCCCGGTGACGGTGATGAAGTCCCGCAGGGACAGTTCGAGCACGTCGGCGAGGGCGGTGGACTGCCGCTCGCTGCCGCGCCACTCGCCTGTCTCCTCCATCCTCTGGTAGGCGGGAAGTTCGAGTCCGACGGTGCGGGCTATGTCCTCCTGCGCGAGTCCGCGCGCGACGCGGTGTTCGCGCAGGGTCCGCGGCGCGCCGATGATCTCTCCCGGCGAGCACCACAACACCCCCGCGAGCGCGGTGAGTTCGGGTCCGCTCGGGGAGGTGGTCCCGCGCTCCCAGGCGGTGACGAGATCGGGCGTGACGTACGGCATCCCGTACGAGGCCCTCATTCCGTAGGCGACGTGCTCGGGCCTCATACCGAGTGCCGTCCTCAGTCTGCGGGCGGCCTGAGCGTTGAAGGGTGGTGTGGGCTGTTGGGCCTGCGGTCGCTGCACGCGCACAAAATATGGGGTCGGGGCAGCGCTGACTACATTCCGTTCAGCCACAATTACAGATTGTAGGAACATACGGTTTCGTTTGGCATATCCCGCAGGGGCTTGACGCGGAACGTTCCCCGAGTGTCCCGCTCAGCCCTTGACCGCCCCGCCCAGCGCGAACCCTCCTCCCAGCCGCCGCGCCACCAGCACGTAGAGCAGGATCACCGGCGTCGAGTAGATGACCGAGAACGCCGCCAGCTGCCCGTAGACCACCGTCCCCCGGTTCCCGAAGAAGTCGTTGATGCTCACCGACGCGGGCATCTGGTCCGGCGTCAGCAGCAGCATGAACGGGACGAAGAAGTTCCCCCACATCATCACGAACGAGAAGACCGTCACCACCGCGACCCCGGGGCCCATCAGCGGCAGCACGATCCGCACCAGGGACTGCAGCGACGACGCGCCGTCCGTCCACGCCGCCTCCTCCAGCTCCCTCGGCACCCCGTCCATGAAGTTCTTCATCAGCCAGATGGCGAAGGGGAGTTGGGAGGCGGCGAAGAAGAAGATGGTGCCCTGCACGGTGTCGATGAGGTTCACCCGCACGAACAGCGCGTACACCGGAACCATGATCGCCGTGATCGGCAGGCAGGTCGCGAACAGGATGGTCAGCAGGAAGGGGCGGTTGAGACGCGAGCGGAACCGGGAGAGCGGATACGCCGCCAGAGCCGCGCACACCACCGTCAGCGCGGTCCCCCCGCCGCACAGGACCAGGCTGTTCAGCAGCGGTGTGAAGGTGATGTCCGGCTTCAGCACCGCGTCGAAGTTGTCCAGCGTGAGGCCGTCCGGTACCCGCACCCGCAGATCGGCGTGCGCGTCCAGCGACGACAGCACCACCCAGGCCAGCGGCAGCACGAACGCCGCGGCCACGAAGAGGAGTCCCGCGTCCGCCGCCAGACGCCTTCCCACCCGGCGGGACCTGAGCGTGGCCCCCGTCAGCAGAGCCATCTCAGACCTCCGTCCGCAGGAGCCGCATGTAGACCACGGAGAACAGCGCCCCGACCACCAGCAGCAACAACGCGACCGCCGTCCCGTATCCGATCATGCTC
This window encodes:
- a CDS encoding helix-turn-helix transcriptional regulator, which produces MRPEHVAYGMRASYGMPYVTPDLVTAWERGTTSPSGPELTALAGVLWCSPGEIIGAPRTLREHRVARGLAQEDIARTVGLELPAYQRMEETGEWRGSERQSTALADVLELSLRDFITVTGRDGRLAELLRSAVTTRWQAYSRPVGKMIPLDRRLLEDVLQELYQEYQGQMVATLSWAAGPAAAGADDSGQDFLDRIVDHFWSTVQRAAY
- a CDS encoding carbohydrate ABC transporter permease — translated: MALLTGATLRSRRVGRRLAADAGLLFVAAAFVLPLAWVVLSSLDAHADLRVRVPDGLTLDNFDAVLKPDITFTPLLNSLVLCGGGTALTVVCAALAAYPLSRFRSRLNRPFLLTILFATCLPITAIMVPVYALFVRVNLIDTVQGTIFFFAASQLPFAIWLMKNFMDGVPRELEEAAWTDGASSLQSLVRIVLPLMGPGVAVVTVFSFVMMWGNFFVPFMLLLTPDQMPASVSINDFFGNRGTVVYGQLAAFSVIYSTPVILLYVLVARRLGGGFALGGAVKG